A stretch of Gymnodinialimonas phycosphaerae DNA encodes these proteins:
- the nusG gene encoding transcription termination/antitermination protein NusG gives MAKRWYSVSVLSNFEKRIAEQIRTAVAEKGLEDVIEEVLVPEEEVIEIRRGKKVTVPRRFMPGYVLVRMEMTDVGYHVISSIQRVTGFLGPQGRPMPMRDEEVNAILNRVEEGEAAPRSTITYDVGEKVKVSDGPFEDFDGMVEEVDEENQRLKVTVSIFGRATPVELEFTQVTKQM, from the coding sequence ATGGCGAAGCGCTGGTATTCGGTCTCGGTCCTGTCGAACTTTGAAAAACGCATTGCCGAGCAGATCAGGACCGCCGTGGCCGAAAAGGGCCTGGAAGACGTGATCGAGGAAGTGCTGGTTCCCGAAGAGGAAGTGATCGAGATCCGTCGCGGCAAGAAGGTCACCGTGCCCCGCCGCTTCATGCCCGGCTACGTTCTGGTACGCATGGAGATGACGGACGTGGGCTACCACGTGATCTCGTCGATCCAGCGGGTCACGGGGTTCCTCGGGCCCCAGGGCCGCCCGATGCCGATGCGCGATGAAGAGGTGAACGCGATCCTCAACCGCGTGGAAGAGGGCGAAGCCGCGCCGCGTTCCACCATCACCTACGATGTGGGGGAGAAGGTGAAGGTCAGCGACGGCCCGTTCGAGGATTTCGACGGCATGGTCGAGGAAGTCGACGAAGAGAATCAGCGCCTGAAGGTGACGGTCTCCATCTTCGGCCGCGCGACGCCGGTCGAGCTGGAGTTCACGCAGGTGACCAAGCAGATGTAA